In Candidatus Saccharibacteria bacterium oral taxon 488, one DNA window encodes the following:
- a CDS encoding Fic family protein — protein sequence MNPLKSINPSFNSELVSELFNLEKIRYTHLGGTTPPWLFFDLREIMYILESVASARIEGNRTTVVSAAMDSLSNDEKPSDENLQELRNIRKAIDFIEETFDGDDSQQITPSFIREVQKIVVTDLKHDGSKWPGDWRSCSVHIKKSDHEPPNHIEIPRLIQELCDYIADDNDNKMDIIKIALAHHRLAAIHPFDNGNGRTARLVTYAMLIKAKFINKTMRTILNPSAIFCMDRQEYYNKLAAADSGKEEALEDWCLYVARGIASEMVRVNKLLDRNYAVPNIIEPALKSALDSQFISAEEHEILKIAMQKDLIQAQDVRHLFGPTASAAVQTSRVLTNMRDKGLLMVHPDYQKKYVMRFANNYLLRDVLLAMDRNGLLVVKNEATE from the coding sequence ATGAATCCTCTTAAATCTATCAACCCATCATTTAACTCAGAATTGGTGAGTGAACTATTTAATTTGGAGAAAATTCGCTATACCCATTTAGGGGGCACGACTCCGCCATGGCTATTCTTTGATTTGAGAGAGATTATGTACATATTAGAAAGTGTCGCGTCTGCTCGAATTGAAGGTAATCGTACAACGGTGGTTAGTGCCGCCATGGATTCATTGAGTAATGATGAAAAGCCCAGCGACGAAAACCTTCAAGAGCTTCGCAACATCAGGAAGGCGATAGATTTTATTGAAGAGACTTTTGATGGAGATGACAGTCAACAAATTACTCCTTCCTTTATTCGTGAAGTTCAGAAAATAGTTGTTACTGATTTAAAGCACGATGGTAGTAAGTGGCCTGGAGATTGGCGAAGTTGCTCAGTACATATTAAAAAAAGCGATCATGAGCCGCCAAATCATATAGAGATACCCCGGCTTATTCAGGAGTTATGCGACTATATTGCTGATGATAATGATAACAAAATGGATATTATCAAAATTGCTCTTGCACACCATCGACTAGCCGCAATACACCCATTTGATAATGGAAACGGTAGAACGGCAAGGCTTGTCACGTATGCGATGCTTATTAAGGCTAAATTTATCAACAAAACTATGCGGACTATTTTAAATCCTTCGGCTATTTTTTGTATGGATCGTCAAGAATACTATAATAAATTGGCTGCAGCAGACTCTGGCAAGGAAGAAGCATTAGAGGATTGGTGTCTATATGTCGCACGGGGCATAGCTAGTGAGATGGTCAGGGTGAATAAACTATTAGATCGTAATTATGCTGTGCCAAATATAATAGAGCCAGCATTAAAAAGCGCCCTTGATAGTCAATTTATATCTGCAGAAGAGCATGAGATTTTAAAGATAGCCATGCAAAAAGACCTAATTCAAGCACAAGACGTAAGACACCTATTTGGACCAACCGCCTCTGCTGCGGTGCAGACGTCTCGTGTTTTGACGAATATGAGAGACAAAGGATTGCTCATGGTTCATCCTGACTACCAAAAGAAGTACGTTATGAGGTTTGCTAATAACTATTTATTAAGAGATGTGTTGTTGGCTATGGATAGAAATGGTTTATTAGTAGTAAAAAATGAAGCAACGGAATAA
- the radC gene encoding DNA repair protein RadC has product MRISDRHPLDRPREKLARYGTARLSDLELLMAIIGSGNARADVGKIAREVLKIVRQKGGDVSYDDLHGVVGLGDAKIPVILASLELARRYLLDSDQPIIDSPEKVVELLVDIRDKKQEYFVCLTLDGANRLIAKRVVTIGTLTASLVHPREVFADAIADRAASIIVAHNHPSGSLEASQADKDVTNRLAEAGKLLGITLNDHIIVTKTDYVSIIYKKDEQ; this is encoded by the coding sequence ATGAGAATCTCTGACCGTCATCCGTTGGATCGTCCCCGCGAGAAATTGGCGCGCTATGGTACGGCGCGGCTGAGCGACTTGGAATTGTTGATGGCGATTATCGGCAGTGGCAATGCTCGGGCGGATGTCGGTAAAATTGCGCGCGAGGTGCTGAAAATTGTGCGTCAAAAAGGCGGCGATGTTTCGTATGATGATCTGCATGGCGTAGTTGGCTTGGGTGATGCGAAAATTCCGGTGATTCTGGCGAGTTTGGAGCTGGCGCGGCGGTATTTGCTGGATAGCGACCAGCCAATCATTGACAGCCCAGAAAAAGTCGTCGAGCTGCTGGTCGACATTCGCGACAAAAAGCAGGAATACTTTGTTTGCCTGACGCTGGATGGTGCGAATCGTTTGATCGCCAAGCGGGTAGTGACTATCGGCACACTGACTGCCAGCCTAGTACACCCGCGCGAGGTCTTCGCCGACGCCATCGCCGACCGCGCGGCCAGCATCATCGTGGCGCATAATCATCCGAGCGGGAGTTTGGAGGCGAGTCAGGCTGATAAAGATGTCACGAATAGGCTAGCAGAAGCGGGAAAATTGCTCGGTATTACGCTTAATGATCATATTATTGTTACGAAAACTGACTATGTAAGCATTATCTATAAAAAGGATGAGCAGTAA
- a CDS encoding DUF262 domain-containing protein, which translates to MKALQTNIKLFLYTPNKFFEIPNFQRPYSWTADNVQMFLDDPEEVKRGDKKHYFGSIVYINDGDRSIIIDGQQRATTVLLMITAIYHLALESPEKLRLVAEQIKDEYLYNRYAKQYDSEENRIKLRAVTTDNKIFEKIFSQAELTEYEKKSNLYKSYLQFYDYFRNRDHLEQYIDTLDDFEIVTIVLDKDDDNPQKVFESINSTGKPLTDGDKIRNFSLMLRTSEKQDYVLTNYWQYIETYLTDPQRDDITDFFRVYLIAKNQSVVNTDKVYPEFKKAFSNNISDDQSYESLDEFYGEILRILKYYRFLKFGIDENNEFARLSSVAFTMRYLRIEAFFPYAVSVMKYWQDGHLSDDEIAEVFDVLRVYFSRRIVINLSTTGLGKYFAGLHRSILSIAEQDNAVYLEVLKYTVLSKNRQIRLPRDNEIETAIKANFTYNQRSSNVMYLLTAVDDESKDVSLLKQINNKELHLTIEHIMPQTMTNTWRDELGDRADEIHGIYLHGLANLTLTGYNSEYSNKSFREKRDMPDGFADSPLKINRTVAKYSTWNEKTILERQQWWIDKIIKIWPLPTSTFEPPILDTKVNIFDDIDFTGAAVKIFYIGDDSYPVTSWSQILGVYCEYLYDENPDFTDQIMNSEKTKNWISNDSKRFFNSVKIHDTGLVVDVATNTNQKIRLMRELAEMFNVDKISINVELTKPIEQ; encoded by the coding sequence ATGAAAGCGCTGCAAACTAACATTAAATTATTCTTATATACGCCAAACAAATTCTTTGAGATACCTAATTTTCAACGCCCTTATTCTTGGACAGCCGATAATGTCCAAATGTTTTTAGACGACCCTGAAGAGGTGAAGCGTGGAGATAAGAAACACTATTTTGGCAGTATCGTGTATATCAACGACGGCGACCGAAGTATCATTATCGACGGTCAGCAGCGTGCAACGACAGTTTTGCTGATGATCACTGCAATTTACCATTTAGCGTTAGAGTCACCTGAAAAGCTTAGACTGGTAGCCGAGCAAATCAAGGACGAATATTTATATAACAGATATGCAAAACAATATGATTCAGAGGAAAATCGGATTAAGCTTCGGGCAGTAACCACCGACAATAAAATATTTGAGAAAATATTTAGTCAGGCAGAACTGACAGAATATGAGAAGAAAAGTAATTTGTATAAATCCTACCTCCAATTCTACGACTACTTTAGAAATCGTGATCATTTAGAACAATATATTGATACGCTTGATGACTTCGAGATTGTCACGATTGTTCTAGACAAAGACGATGATAATCCGCAAAAAGTCTTTGAGAGCATCAATTCGACCGGCAAACCGTTGACAGATGGCGACAAAATCCGAAACTTCTCGTTAATGTTGCGCACCTCCGAAAAACAAGATTATGTTTTGACTAACTATTGGCAGTATATTGAAACATACCTAACCGATCCGCAGCGTGATGATATTACCGACTTCTTCCGTGTCTATTTGATTGCCAAGAACCAATCGGTCGTGAATACTGATAAGGTGTATCCAGAGTTTAAAAAAGCTTTTTCTAATAATATTTCTGATGATCAGTCATATGAATCGCTTGACGAATTTTACGGCGAGATTTTGAGAATACTAAAATATTATCGCTTTCTAAAGTTTGGCATAGACGAAAATAATGAATTTGCAAGACTTAGTTCGGTGGCATTTACAATGCGCTATCTGAGAATTGAAGCATTCTTTCCGTATGCCGTATCAGTCATGAAATATTGGCAAGATGGACATTTGTCTGATGATGAAATTGCTGAGGTGTTTGATGTGTTACGCGTCTACTTTTCGCGGCGTATCGTTATCAACTTATCGACAACAGGCTTAGGTAAATATTTCGCCGGATTACACAGAAGTATATTGTCAATTGCTGAGCAGGACAATGCCGTATATCTTGAAGTGCTGAAATACACCGTACTTTCAAAAAACAGGCAGATCCGATTGCCCCGAGATAATGAAATAGAAACAGCGATAAAAGCAAACTTTACCTATAATCAGCGCTCTTCCAATGTCATGTATTTGTTAACTGCGGTTGACGATGAGTCTAAGGACGTGTCATTGCTGAAACAGATTAATAACAAAGAGCTACACCTAACGATTGAACATATTATGCCGCAAACCATGACCAATACTTGGCGGGATGAGCTCGGTGACCGTGCCGATGAAATTCATGGCATATATTTGCATGGGCTAGCGAATTTGACATTGACGGGATATAACTCTGAATATTCAAACAAGAGTTTCCGGGAAAAGCGTGATATGCCAGACGGGTTTGCTGATAGCCCGCTTAAGATTAATAGGACTGTTGCTAAATATAGTACCTGGAATGAGAAGACTATACTGGAACGTCAGCAGTGGTGGATTGATAAAATAATTAAAATTTGGCCGCTGCCAACAAGTACGTTTGAACCGCCAATACTTGACACGAAAGTTAATATTTTCGACGATATTGATTTTACAGGCGCAGCGGTAAAAATATTCTATATCGGTGACGATTCTTATCCAGTAACGAGCTGGTCGCAAATTCTTGGCGTCTATTGTGAGTATCTGTACGACGAGAACCCTGATTTTACTGATCAGATTATGAATAGCGAAAAGACGAAAAATTGGATTAGTAATGATTCTAAAAGATTTTTTAATTCCGTAAAGATTCACGACACAGGGCTTGTGGTTGACGTAGCAACAAATACGAATCAAAAAATACGGCTCATGCGCGAACTGGCGGAGATGTTTAATGTTGATAAAATCTCTATCAATGTTGAATTGACAAAGCCGATTGAACAGTAG
- a CDS encoding anaerobic ribonucleoside-triphosphate reductase activating protein, translated as MPPNTSELAPSPSQLRVAIGGIQKLSLVDYPGHVAAALFLSGCNMRCGYCHNPELVLPERLAPSIPVEEAMIFLKSRIGRLDGVVISGGEPTVNEDLPVLCRMIKSLGFDVKLDTNGTHPDMVRGMVEEGTIDFIAMDVKGSLEKYVEIAARPIDLAAIKDNVRLMIDSGISHEFRTTIVREQLEVADFEKIGQLVKGAKRFALQHFRTGTTISPKFANYHTFTDEEFRAAQNIMERYVEECVIH; from the coding sequence ATGCCGCCGAACACCAGCGAGCTTGCGCCGTCGCCGTCCCAGCTTAGGGTGGCGATTGGTGGGATTCAGAAGCTGTCGCTGGTGGACTATCCAGGGCATGTGGCGGCAGCGCTGTTTCTCTCGGGCTGTAATATGCGCTGCGGTTATTGCCATAATCCCGAGCTAGTACTGCCCGAACGCTTGGCACCGAGCATCCCGGTCGAGGAGGCGATGATTTTCCTAAAATCGCGCATTGGTCGGCTGGACGGTGTGGTGATTTCTGGTGGCGAGCCGACAGTCAACGAGGATTTGCCGGTGCTGTGCCGGATGATCAAGAGCCTCGGCTTTGATGTCAAGCTGGATACTAACGGCACGCATCCTGACATGGTGCGCGGTATGGTCGAGGAGGGGACGATTGACTTCATCGCTATGGACGTCAAGGGTTCATTGGAAAAATACGTGGAGATTGCGGCGCGGCCGATTGATCTAGCGGCGATCAAAGACAATGTGCGGCTGATGATTGACTCAGGGATTAGCCATGAGTTTCGGACGACCATCGTTCGCGAGCAGCTGGAAGTCGCGGATTTTGAAAAGATTGGTCAGTTGGTTAAAGGCGCTAAACGGTTTGCTTTGCAGCATTTTCGCACCGGCACCACCATTAGTCCGAAGTTTGCCAATTACCACACGTTCACTGACGAAGAGTTTAGAGCCGCCCAAAACATAATGGAAAGGTACGTTGAGGAATGCGTGATTCACTAA
- a CDS encoding ribonucleoside triphosphate reductase yields the protein MYKSIKKRDGRTVKFDRKKIEKAIEKAGLETGEFDAKQAVKLTDKVLAVLETRNQKRLPGVEDIQDVVEDILIDSKFKKTAKAYIIYRDQHKKLREIASGIHVDLIDKYINNLDWKIKENSNMGYSLQGLNNYISAEITKTYWLDKVYSPKIGRAHKEGDLHIHDLNLLSVYCVGWDLMDLLRKGFTGVKGKVASKPAKHFRSALGQVVNFFYTLQGEAAGAQAFSDFDTLLAPFIRADKLSYDEVKQALQEFVFNVNVPTRVGFQTPFTNITLDLECPKHMAGNPVIIGGEMQDTNYGDYQEEMNMLNKALLEVLSEGDANGRVFTFPIPTVNITKDFNWDNPVIENLWEASAKYGIPYFSNFINSDMDPEDARSMCCRLRIDNRQLEYRGGGLFGSNPMTGSIGVVTINLPRLALKSKNEKEFFKGLGELMDMARDSLETKRKVLEQLTDSDISLYPYTKFYLRDIKKRFNEYWKNHFSTIGLIGTNEAALNLLGVDIGTEKGKAFAEKTLDFMRDRLVEYQKETGNNYNLEATPAEGTTYRLAQIDKASFPDRAHFANGLGAAVKHPFYTNSSHLPVNYTDDLFELMDLQDNLQTKYTGGTVIHFFLGERMDDPQTLKKLVKTICENYKLPYFTFTPSFSICANHGYIVGEHPACPNCGESTEVYSRVVGFLRPVSQWNNGKQAEFDMREHYDDAAEHQRACAVAVPA from the coding sequence ATGTACAAATCAATCAAAAAACGCGATGGTCGGACTGTTAAATTTGACCGTAAAAAAATTGAGAAAGCCATCGAGAAGGCGGGTCTGGAGACTGGCGAATTTGATGCCAAGCAGGCCGTCAAACTGACCGACAAGGTGCTGGCGGTACTAGAAACTCGCAATCAAAAACGCTTGCCGGGCGTTGAAGATATCCAGGATGTCGTCGAGGATATTTTGATTGATTCTAAGTTCAAGAAGACCGCCAAGGCCTACATCATTTACCGCGACCAGCATAAAAAGTTGCGCGAGATCGCCTCGGGCATACATGTTGATTTGATTGATAAGTACATTAACAATCTCGACTGGAAGATCAAAGAGAACTCTAATATGGGCTATAGCTTGCAGGGGTTGAATAACTATATCTCGGCAGAGATCACCAAAACATACTGGCTAGACAAGGTTTATTCGCCAAAGATTGGCCGGGCGCACAAAGAGGGCGATTTACATATTCACGATCTGAACCTACTGAGCGTCTACTGCGTCGGCTGGGATTTGATGGATCTACTCCGCAAAGGATTCACGGGGGTAAAGGGTAAAGTTGCCTCTAAGCCGGCCAAGCATTTCCGTTCAGCTCTTGGACAGGTGGTCAATTTCTTTTACACTTTGCAGGGCGAGGCGGCTGGCGCTCAGGCGTTCTCTGATTTTGATACATTGTTAGCGCCGTTCATTCGCGCTGATAAGCTGAGCTATGACGAGGTCAAGCAAGCGCTGCAAGAATTCGTCTTTAACGTTAACGTGCCAACGCGGGTTGGTTTCCAGACGCCGTTTACCAACATCACGCTTGATCTGGAGTGTCCGAAGCATATGGCCGGCAACCCGGTGATTATCGGCGGTGAGATGCAGGATACCAACTACGGCGATTACCAAGAAGAGATGAATATGCTTAATAAGGCGCTGCTGGAGGTGTTGTCTGAGGGCGACGCCAATGGCCGAGTCTTTACCTTCCCGATCCCGACAGTCAACATTACCAAGGATTTCAACTGGGATAATCCGGTCATTGAAAATCTTTGGGAAGCTAGCGCCAAATATGGTATCCCGTACTTCTCGAATTTCATCAATTCCGACATGGATCCAGAGGATGCGCGCTCGATGTGCTGCCGCCTGCGTATTGATAATCGCCAGCTGGAGTATCGCGGCGGCGGGTTGTTTGGCAGTAATCCGATGACCGGCTCGATCGGCGTGGTGACGATTAACCTGCCACGCTTGGCGCTGAAATCAAAGAACGAGAAAGAGTTTTTCAAAGGCCTGGGTGAATTGATGGACATGGCGCGCGACAGTCTGGAGACCAAACGCAAGGTGCTGGAGCAGCTGACCGATTCGGATATTAGTCTGTATCCGTACACCAAGTTTTACCTGCGCGATATCAAAAAGCGGTTCAATGAGTACTGGAAGAACCACTTCTCGACGATTGGCTTGATCGGTACAAATGAGGCGGCACTGAATTTGCTGGGCGTCGACATTGGTACCGAAAAGGGCAAGGCTTTTGCTGAAAAGACACTTGATTTTATGCGCGATCGGCTGGTCGAATACCAGAAAGAAACTGGCAATAATTACAATTTGGAAGCAACGCCAGCTGAGGGTACAACCTACCGTTTGGCTCAAATTGACAAAGCCAGCTTCCCGGATCGAGCACACTTTGCCAATGGTTTGGGCGCGGCGGTTAAGCATCCGTTCTACACCAACTCCAGCCACTTGCCGGTCAATTACACCGACGACTTGTTCGAGCTGATGGATTTGCAGGATAATTTGCAGACCAAATACACTGGCGGTACAGTGATTCACTTCTTCCTCGGTGAGCGCATGGATGATCCACAAACGCTCAAGAAATTGGTCAAGACAATTTGCGAAAACTACAAATTGCCGTACTTTACCTTCACGCCAAGCTTTTCAATTTGCGCCAATCACGGCTATATCGTCGGCGAGCACCCGGCTTGCCCGAATTGCGGCGAGAGTACTGAGGTCTACTCGCGGGTGGTTGGTTTCTTGCGCCCAGTTTCCCAGTGGAATAACGGTAAGCAGGCTGAATTTGACATGAGGGAGCATTATGACGATGCCGCCGAACACCAGCGAGCTTGCGCCGTCGCCGTCCCAGCTTAG
- a CDS encoding AAA family ATPase translates to MTASHPLIILRGNSGCGKTSTARLLQRQLGYGTMLVSQDVVRREMLRVKDSESNPAIQLIYDLCMYGNNVGYTVILEGILSNKKYGAMLRRLLDDFQGEKLIYYFDISFEETVRRHATKPNAHEFGESEMRQWWKDQDVLGVPGERRIGERLTQAEIVDMIYRDILALLEGTNTSASHM, encoded by the coding sequence GTGACAGCCTCTCATCCACTAATCATTCTCCGTGGTAATTCTGGTTGCGGTAAAACCAGTACGGCGCGCTTGCTCCAGCGTCAGCTAGGCTACGGCACGATGTTGGTATCGCAGGATGTGGTGCGGCGGGAGATGCTTCGCGTGAAAGACAGTGAAAGCAACCCGGCGATTCAGCTGATTTATGATCTATGTATGTACGGCAATAACGTTGGTTATACGGTGATTCTGGAAGGTATTTTGAGCAATAAAAAATACGGCGCGATGCTGCGTCGGCTGCTGGATGATTTTCAGGGCGAAAAATTGATTTATTATTTTGATATATCATTTGAGGAAACGGTGCGCCGCCACGCTACCAAGCCAAACGCTCATGAATTTGGCGAATCGGAGATGCGCCAGTGGTGGAAAGATCAAGACGTTTTGGGTGTGCCAGGCGAGCGGCGAATTGGCGAACGGCTGACTCAGGCAGAAATTGTTGATATGATTTACCGCGACATTTTGGCGTTACTAGAGGGAACAAATACTTCCGCCTCTCATATGTAA
- a CDS encoding ABC transporter permease subunit — protein sequence MMWQTVRQNYKLPLFLGVGISVVAVLFSALFNKFSDQLSPFIDMIPPGMKAVVGDLAIGTTPEGWLSIELFPLVAMVGVVITAIILGAGVIGQEEDSGTLELLLASRRTRVMIVLKKYVAMAGLLVIPPVLLCITIAFIGPLFDFHPNLTHVAGACVSLWFLGLSFGSLTFVTQAVTGRRGLAVGVGSLIFLAMYALSITAELIESWKDYDVWSLIHYYNIPGTLMDGLDLGKLVVLVCVSLVALGVAVVGFCRRDTGV from the coding sequence ATGATGTGGCAGACGGTGCGGCAAAATTACAAGTTGCCGCTGTTTTTGGGCGTTGGAATTAGCGTTGTGGCGGTGTTGTTTTCGGCGCTGTTCAATAAATTTAGCGATCAATTGAGTCCGTTCATCGATATGATACCGCCTGGCATGAAAGCAGTGGTTGGCGATTTGGCGATTGGCACCACACCAGAAGGTTGGCTGAGCATTGAGCTGTTTCCGCTGGTGGCGATGGTCGGGGTGGTGATTACGGCGATTATTTTGGGCGCTGGGGTAATTGGCCAAGAAGAAGATTCGGGCACGTTGGAGTTGCTGCTTGCTAGTCGGCGGACTCGCGTGATGATTGTACTAAAAAAATATGTGGCGATGGCAGGATTGTTGGTGATTCCTCCCGTGCTACTGTGTATAACCATTGCGTTCATCGGTCCGCTGTTTGATTTTCACCCAAACCTCACGCACGTTGCCGGGGCTTGTGTGAGTTTGTGGTTTTTGGGGCTTAGTTTTGGTAGCCTCACCTTTGTCACTCAGGCAGTGACAGGTAGGCGCGGGCTGGCTGTCGGCGTTGGTAGCCTAATTTTTCTAGCAATGTACGCCCTATCGATTACCGCTGAACTGATCGAAAGTTGGAAAGACTACGATGTCTGGTCGCTGATCCATTATTACAATATTCCGGGTACTTTGATGGACGGGTTGGACTTGGGGAAATTGGTCGTTTTGGTTTGTGTGAGCTTGGTGGCACTCGGCGTGGCGGTGGTCGGATTTTGTCGGCGAGACACGGGGGTATAA
- a CDS encoding ATP-binding cassette domain-containing protein yields the protein MSDTSPLMLHGLTKRFGHKLAVNNVSLELHEGEVFGFLGPNGAGKSTTIRSVMDFLRPTDGWVELLGGRNSKERTALHDQVGYLAGDIVLYETMTGRKLLKFLARTGRKVDWRYVDELAGRFEAALDRPIRQLSKGNRQKIGLIQAFMHRPKLLILDEPTSGLDPLMKQVFYELVREVSEQGATVFVSSHDLAEVQKICHRAGFIRDGKLIAIEPIVAMKRLSTHRYIVTFAKKPSLAAARKLPSITDVQRRGDEYEFTVKGDATEFVSFIAEYKPKLLRESELELEELFMRYYEGEEAKR from the coding sequence ATGAGTGATACTTCACCGCTGATGTTACACGGGCTGACCAAGCGCTTTGGGCATAAGCTGGCAGTCAACAATGTGTCGCTGGAGCTGCATGAAGGCGAGGTGTTTGGTTTTCTGGGACCGAACGGTGCGGGTAAAAGTACAACGATTCGGTCGGTGATGGATTTCTTGAGGCCGACGGACGGCTGGGTAGAGTTGCTGGGTGGACGGAATTCCAAGGAACGAACAGCCCTTCATGATCAGGTTGGGTATCTAGCGGGCGACATCGTGCTGTATGAAACTATGACTGGTCGGAAATTGCTGAAGTTCTTGGCACGGACGGGTCGGAAGGTTGATTGGCGCTATGTTGATGAATTGGCTGGGCGTTTTGAGGCGGCGCTGGATCGACCGATTCGTCAACTTTCCAAGGGTAATCGTCAGAAAATTGGCCTAATTCAGGCCTTTATGCACCGCCCGAAACTGCTGATTTTGGACGAGCCGACCAGCGGTCTGGATCCGCTGATGAAGCAGGTATTTTACGAGTTGGTGCGCGAAGTTTCTGAGCAAGGCGCCACAGTATTTGTCAGTAGCCACGACCTAGCCGAAGTGCAAAAGATTTGTCACCGCGCTGGCTTTATTCGCGATGGAAAATTGATTGCCATTGAACCTATCGTCGCCATGAAGCGCCTGTCAACGCACCGCTACATTGTGACATTTGCCAAAAAACCGTCCCTAGCGGCAGCCAGAAAACTGCCATCCATCACCGATGTTCAACGTCGCGGCGATGAATACGAATTTACGGTCAAGGGCGACGCGACGGAGTTTGTCTCGTTTATCGCCGAGTACAAACCAAAACTATTGCGCGAATCAGAGTTAGAACTAGAAGAATTATTTATGCGCTATTATGAAGGCGAGGAGGCAAAGCGATGA
- a CDS encoding response regulator, with protein MRILLVEDDVAIAQSLKEGLEDEAYAVDVVHDGDEGYRTAMADDYDVIILDVMLPEMNGYEVCRALRKDGNQTPILMLTARDAERDIVEGLDVGADDYLAKPFSFEVLLARLRALLRRPNEKLEEVLRVGDLTLDPSLKKVTRAAQEISLTAKEYAVLEYLMRNAGKVLSKEQIISHVWDFDADVLPNNVELFIMFLRRKIDKPFDSKLIHTVPGFGYKLEDKS; from the coding sequence ATGCGGATTTTACTAGTAGAAGATGACGTGGCGATTGCCCAGTCGCTGAAGGAAGGCTTGGAAGACGAAGCTTATGCAGTTGACGTGGTGCATGACGGTGACGAGGGGTATCGGACGGCGATGGCGGATGACTATGATGTGATTATTCTTGATGTGATGCTGCCAGAAATGAATGGCTATGAAGTGTGCCGGGCGCTACGCAAAGATGGTAATCAGACGCCGATTTTGATGTTGACGGCGCGTGATGCCGAGCGGGATATTGTCGAGGGCCTGGACGTGGGCGCTGATGATTATCTGGCAAAGCCGTTTAGCTTTGAGGTGCTATTGGCGCGTCTTCGTGCCTTGCTGCGCCGTCCAAACGAGAAGTTGGAAGAAGTCTTGCGGGTTGGTGATTTGACGCTTGATCCGAGTTTGAAAAAAGTGACTCGTGCCGCGCAGGAAATTAGCCTAACTGCCAAAGAATACGCCGTGTTGGAATATCTGATGCGTAACGCTGGCAAGGTCCTGTCCAAAGAGCAGATCATCTCGCACGTGTGGGATTTTGATGCCGATGTCTTGCCGAACAATGTTGAGCTATTCATCATGTTTTTGCGGCGCAAAATCGATAAACCATTTGACTCAAAACTGATCCATACCGTTCCAGGCTTTGGCTACAAACTGGAGGATAAATCATGA
- a CDS encoding DUF1697 domain-containing protein produces the protein MRYILLLRGINVGGKNKVSMKDLTASLEDLGYQHIVTYINSGNAIFDTDDDLTTVKENIAILLGCFPFTIKHVILTKNEYLDEVSNLPKWWHQPLARTDVLFYTDDVDPEYVKERIGQMPLHDEIIHFGKKAVFWGKYSEQEFLRTSYHKLLMKEKFYSSITIRNGRTFDTLGKMLG, from the coding sequence ATGAGATATATCCTGTTGCTTCGAGGCATCAATGTCGGCGGTAAAAACAAGGTCTCCATGAAAGACCTCACGGCGAGCCTCGAAGATTTGGGGTATCAGCATATCGTAACTTATATCAATAGTGGTAATGCCATATTTGACACTGATGATGACCTGACGACAGTCAAAGAGAATATTGCTATCTTGTTGGGGTGTTTTCCGTTTACCATCAAACACGTCATCCTGACGAAAAATGAGTATTTAGATGAAGTATCAAATCTGCCGAAATGGTGGCATCAGCCTCTGGCGCGGACTGATGTGTTGTTTTATACCGATGATGTTGATCCTGAGTATGTCAAGGAGCGGATTGGTCAAATGCCGCTTCATGATGAAATCATTCATTTTGGTAAAAAGGCGGTATTTTGGGGTAAATATAGCGAGCAAGAATTTTTGCGTACGTCATACCATAAATTACTAATGAAAGAAAAGTTTTACTCATCAATCACTATCCGCAATGGGCGAACATTTGATACGTTAGGAAAGATGCTGGGGTAG